The following proteins come from a genomic window of Cryptomeria japonica unplaced genomic scaffold, Sugi_1.0 HiC_scaffold_201, whole genome shotgun sequence:
- the LOC131868260 gene encoding linamarin synthase 2-like encodes MVPHALLVAFPLQGHINPMMQLAWKLISHEFLVTFLNSDSNHNRILKANTPNSLHDNIRMISVPFEFPVMDTLEGIANGMEALGKDMGPSVIDRVVREINARNEENKLTCIIADALMCFGLQPVAMLHKIPLAAFHTALASFFTIYYFSPSLVSLGILASDGTPKQDKTVKFHSSMPALHSGDLPWLWAGEYMFRKGIRMAEEVKHIKWVLFSSFLEIEASLVETLSKEVGVYPIGPLIPPEFLHSRTSTKVLPSFWKNDTECLQWLDKHCAHSVIYISFGSITVLSEKQVEELAMGMEATRRPFLWVVRPDLMKGSEAILPADFLERVRDRGCIVSWAPQLEVLSHPSIACFVTHCGWNSVQESITMGVPMLCWPYFADQFLNRTYVIDVWKLGLPLNANSEGIIEKGEFVKGVEILLESEQGLEIREEARKLKIIARDSVKDGGSSWNNFNLFVTTMK; translated from the exons ATGGTTCCTCACGCTCTTCTTGTTGCTTTTCCTTTACAGGGTCACATTAATCCCATGATGCAGCTCGCCTGGAAGCTCATCTCTCATGAATTCCTTGTCACTTTCCTCAACTCCGACAGCAATCATAACCGCATACTCAAAGCCAACACTCCAAATTCTTTGCATGATAACATCCGAATGATATCTGTTCCCTTTGAATTCCCTGTTATGGATACTCTGGAAGGCATTGCAAATGGCATGGAGGCGTTGGGAAAGGACATGGGGCCTTCTGTAATTGATAGAGTAGTTCGGGAAATAAATGCCAGAAATGAAGAAAACAAGCTCACCTGTATAATTGCAGACGCCTTGATGTGCTTTGGCTTACAGCCGGTGGCCATGCTCCATAAAATTCCCCTCGCCGCTTTCCACACTGCTCTCGCTTCATTTTTCACCATCTACTACTTTAGTCCCAGTCTGGTCTCGCTTGGCATCCTTGCTTCAGATG GAACTCCAAAGCAAGATAAAACAGTAAAATTTCATTCCTCCATGCCGGCGCTGCATTCGGGAGATCTTCCGTGGTTGTGGGCAGGCGAATACATGTTTAGAAAAGGGATTCGTATGGCAGAGGAAGTCAAACACATCAAATGGGTCCTTTTCAGTTCATTCTTAGAGATCGAAGCTTCATTAGTCGAAACGTTGTCCAAAGAAGTGGGAGTGTATCCAATAGGCCCTCTAATTCCTCCCGAGTTTCTCCATAGCAGGACAAGCACGAaggtcctcccaagcttctggaaAAATGACACAGAATGTTTACAGTGGTTAGATAAACACTGTGCCCACTCTGTGATATACATATCTTTTGGAAGTATTACAGTTCTGAGTGAAAAGCAAGTGGAAGAGCTTGCTATGGGAATGGAGGCAACCCGGAGACCATTTCTGTGGGTTGTACGCCCCGATCTGATGAAAGGAAGCGAAGCTATTTTACCTGCAGATTTCTTGGAGCGTGTGAGAGATAGGGGTTGCATAGTTTCGTGGGCCCCACAGTTAGAGGTGTTATCTCATCCTTCCATAGCCTGTTTTGTGACTCACTGTGGATGGAACTCTGTGCAGGAAAGCATCACCATGGGCGTGCCCATGCTTTGTTGGCCTTATTTTGCAGACCAGTTTCTTAACCGCACGTATGTTATTGATGTGTGGAAATTGGGTTTGCCATTAAATGCGAATAGCGAAGGAATTATAGAGAAGGGAGAGTTTGTAAAAGGCGTAGAGATTTTGCTGGAATCGGAACAAGGCCTTGAAATAAGAGAGGAAGCTAGAAAATTGAAGATAATTGCTAGGGATTCAGTCAAGGACGGGGGCTCCTCATGGAATAATTTTAATCTATTTGTCACCACCATGAAGTGA
- the LOC131868262 gene encoding anthocyanidin 3-O-glucosyltransferase 7-like: MVPHALLIPFPAQGHINPMMQLAWKLVSHGFLLTFLNSDSSHNSILKANAPNSLHDNIQMISVPFEFPVMDTLEGIGNGMDAVEKCMGPSVIDRVIQEINAREEENKLTCIIADAWMSFGLHPLATLHKVPLAVFHTAPVSIFAIHYFITNMVSLGVVSSDGIPKQDQKTKYLPSMPPLRSGDLPWLWGGEYFFRKGTRMAQEIKHIKWILFNSFLEIEAPVVETLSKEVGVYPIGPLIPPEFLHSTASTKVLPSLRKHETECLQWLDKQCTHSVIYISFGSTGIMSEKQVEELALGLDATQRPFLWVVRSDLMKGSEAILPAGFLERVRDRGCIVSWAPQLEVLSHPSLACFVTHCGWNSVQESITMGVPMLCWPYFADQFINRTYVVDVWKLGLPLDANSQGIREKEEFLKGVEILLESEQGLEIREEARKLKGIARDTIKDGGSSWNNFNLFLTAMKRQPNE, encoded by the exons ATGGTTCCTCACGCGCTTCTCATTCCTTTTCCTGCACAGGGTCACATTAATCCTATGATGCAACTTGCCTGGAAGCTCGTCTCCCATGGATTCCTCCTCACTTTCCTCAACTCTGACAGTAGTCATAACAGCATACTCAAAGCCAACGCTCCAAATTCTTTACATGATAACATCCAAATGATATCCGTTCCCTTTGAATTCCCAGTTATGGATACTCTGGAAGGCATTGGAAATGGCATGGACGCAGTGGAAAAGTGCATGGGGCCTTCTGTTATTGATAGAGTAATTCAGGAAATAAATGCCAGGGAAGAAGAAAACAAGCTCACCTGTATAATTGCAGATGCCTGGATGTCCTTTGGTTTACACCCGCTAGCCACGCTTCACAAAGTTCCCCTCGCCGTTTTCCACACTGCTCCCGTTTCAATCTTCGCCATTCACTACTTCATTACCAATATGGTCTCACTTGGTGTCGTTTCTTCCGATG GAATTCCAAAGCAAGATCAGAAAACAAAATATCTTCCCTCCATGCCGCCGCTGCGTTCTGGAGATCTTCCGTGGTTGTGGGGAGGCGAATACTTTTTTCGGAAAGGTACTCGCATGGCACAAGAAATCAAGCACATTAAATGGATCCTCTTCAATTCTTTCTTAGAGATCGAAGCTCCAGTAGTCGAAACGTTGTCCAAAGAAGTGGGCGTGTATCCAATAGGCCCTCTAATTCCTCCTGAGTTTCTCCATAGTACGGCGAGCACGAAGGTCCTGCCAAGCTTACGGAAACATGAGACGGAATGCTTACAATGGCTAGATAAACAGTGTACCCACTCTGTGATCTACATATCCTTTGGAAGTACTGGAATTATGAGTGAAAAGCAAGTGGAAGAGCTTGCGCTGGGATTAGATGCCACACAGAGACCATTTCTGTGGGTTGTGCGCTCCGATCTGATGAAAGGAAGCGAAGCTATTTTACCTGCTGGTTTCTTGGAGCGAGTGAGAGATAGAGGTTGCATAGTTTCCTGGGCGCCACAGTTAGAGGTGTTATCTCATCCTTCCTTAGCCTGTTTTGTGACTCACTGTGGGTGGAACTCTGTGCAGGAAAGCATCACCATGGGCGTGCCTATGCTTTGTTGGCCTTATTTTGCAGACCAGTTTATTAACCGAACGTATGTTGTGGATGTGTGGAAGTTGGGTTTGCCGTTGGATGCGAATAGCCAAGGAATTCGAGAGAAGGAAgaatttttgaaaggtgtagagatTTTACTGGAATCGGAACAAGGCCTTGAGATAAGAGAGGAAGCgagaaaattgaaaggaattgCTAGGGATACAATCAAGGACGGGGGCTCTTCATGGAATAACTTTAATCTCTTTTTGACTGCCATGAAGAGACAACCAAATGAATGA